One window from the genome of Streptomyces sp. WZ-12 encodes:
- a CDS encoding IclR family transcriptional regulator, whose amino-acid sequence MTVAENGGAQVKSAVRTVELLEFFAGRPGMHSLASVQEAVGYPKSSLYMLLRTLVDLGWVETDATGTRYGIGVRALLVGTSYIDGDEVVAAARPTLDRLSDDTTETIHLARLDGVNVVYLATRQSQHYLRPFTRVGRRLPAHSTSLGKALLATHTDDQVRAMLPPTLPALTEHTRTDRERLIEELHAIRAQGFAVDREENTLGLRCFGVAIPYRTPARDAISCSVPVARLTPAHEQTIKDALFDARDRLTLATRRL is encoded by the coding sequence ATGACAGTTGCCGAGAACGGAGGAGCACAGGTCAAGTCCGCGGTGCGCACGGTGGAGTTGCTGGAGTTCTTCGCGGGCCGCCCCGGCATGCACAGCCTCGCCTCCGTCCAAGAGGCCGTCGGCTACCCCAAGTCCAGCCTCTACATGCTGCTGCGCACCCTGGTCGACCTCGGCTGGGTGGAGACCGACGCCACCGGCACCCGCTACGGCATCGGCGTCCGCGCCCTGCTGGTCGGCACCTCGTACATCGACGGCGACGAGGTGGTGGCCGCCGCCCGCCCCACCCTGGACCGGCTCTCCGACGACACCACCGAGACCATCCACCTCGCCCGGCTCGACGGGGTCAACGTGGTCTACCTCGCCACCCGCCAGTCCCAGCACTACCTGCGCCCGTTCACCCGGGTCGGCCGCCGGCTGCCCGCGCACTCCACGTCGCTGGGCAAGGCGCTGCTGGCCACCCACACCGACGACCAGGTGCGGGCGATGCTGCCGCCCACCCTGCCCGCGCTGACCGAGCACACCCGCACCGACCGCGAACGACTCATCGAGGAGCTGCACGCCATCCGCGCACAGGGCTTCGCGGTGGACCGCGAGGAGAACACCCTCGGCCTGCGCTGCTTCGGCGTGGCGATCCCCTACCGCACCCCGGCCCGGGACGCGATCAGCTGCTCGGTGCCGGTGGCCCGGCTGACCCCCGCCCACGAACAGACCATCAAGGACGCGCTGTTCGACGCCCGGGACCGGCTGACGCTGGCCACCCGTCGGCTGTGA